One window of Bacteroides sp. AN502(2024) genomic DNA carries:
- a CDS encoding AMP-binding protein, producing MVERFLSQTSFCSQEDFIKNLKINVPKNFNFGYDVVDAWAAEQPDKNALLWTNDKGESRQFSFADMKRYTDMTASYFQSLGIGRGDMVMLILKRRYEFWYSIIALHKLGATVIPATHLLTKKDIIYRCNAADIKMIIAAGEEIILQHIKDALPECPTVEKLISVGPEISEGFEDFHRGIEHAAPFVRPRHANTNDDISLMYFTSGTTGEPKMVAHDFTYPLGHIVTGSFWHNLNENSLHLTIADTGWGKAVWGKLYGQWIAGANIFVYDHEKFTPRDILEKIQNYHVTSLCAPPTIFRFLIHEDLTKFDLSSLKYCTIAGEALNPAVFDTFKKLTGIKLMEGFGQTETTLTVATMPWMEPKPGSMGLPNPQYEVDLIDHEGRSVEAGEQGQIVIRTNKGKPIGLFKEYYRDAERTHEAWHDGIYYTGDVAWKDEDGYLWFVGRADDVIKSSGYRIGPFEVESALMTHPAVVECAITGVPDEIRGQVVKATIVLSKDYKARAGEELIKELQNHVKKVTAPYKYPRVIEFVEELPKTISGKIRRVEIRENDEK from the coding sequence ATGGTAGAAAGATTTTTATCACAGACCTCTTTCTGTTCACAAGAGGATTTTATCAAAAACTTGAAAATAAACGTCCCGAAGAACTTCAATTTCGGTTACGACGTAGTAGATGCTTGGGCTGCCGAGCAGCCCGACAAGAACGCTTTGCTTTGGACAAATGATAAAGGCGAAAGTCGCCAGTTCTCATTCGCTGACATGAAGCGTTATACGGACATGACCGCTTCTTACTTTCAGAGCCTGGGTATCGGTCGCGGTGACATGGTGATGCTGATTCTGAAACGCCGTTATGAGTTCTGGTATAGTATCATCGCTCTCCACAAACTGGGAGCAACCGTCATTCCGGCTACCCACTTGCTGACTAAAAAAGATATTATCTATCGCTGCAACGCCGCCGATATCAAGATGATCATAGCAGCCGGAGAGGAAATCATCCTGCAACATATCAAAGATGCTCTCCCCGAGTGTCCGACTGTAGAAAAGTTAATCAGTGTCGGACCGGAAATTTCGGAAGGCTTCGAAGACTTCCATCGGGGCATCGAGCATGCTGCTCCATTCGTACGCCCGCGCCATGCGAACACGAATGATGACATTTCTCTCATGTATTTTACCTCCGGTACTACCGGTGAACCTAAGATGGTGGCGCATGACTTTACCTATCCGTTGGGTCATATCGTTACCGGTAGTTTCTGGCACAATCTGAACGAGAACAGTCTGCACCTCACCATTGCCGATACCGGTTGGGGTAAAGCGGTATGGGGGAAACTTTACGGACAATGGATTGCCGGCGCAAACATCTTCGTTTACGACCATGAGAAATTTACACCGAGAGACATTCTGGAAAAGATACAGAACTATCATGTCACTTCCCTTTGTGCGCCTCCTACCATCTTCCGTTTCCTGATTCACGAAGACCTGACAAAATTCGACCTGTCTTCACTCAAATACTGTACCATCGCCGGAGAGGCATTGAACCCTGCCGTATTTGATACTTTCAAAAAGCTGACGGGTATCAAACTGATGGAAGGTTTCGGACAAACGGAAACAACCCTTACCGTTGCCACTATGCCCTGGATGGAACCGAAACCGGGAAGCATGGGACTTCCGAATCCTCAATATGAGGTAGATTTGATTGATCATGAAGGTCGTTCCGTCGAAGCGGGTGAACAAGGGCAAATCGTAATCCGCACCAATAAAGGAAAACCTATCGGACTTTTCAAAGAATACTACAGGGATGCGGAACGCACTCACGAAGCTTGGCACGATGGCATTTACTATACCGGCGATGTTGCCTGGAAAGACGAGGACGGCTATCTCTGGTTCGTAGGTCGTGCAGACGACGTAATCAAGAGTTCCGGCTACCGCATCGGCCCGTTCGAAGTAGAAAGTGCCTTGATGACACATCCCGCAGTGGTAGAATGCGCCATCACCGGAGTACCCGACGAGATTCGCGGTCAGGTAGTAAAAGCTACAATAGTCTTGTCTAAGGACTATAAAGCACGTGCCGGAGAAGAACTGATTAAGGAATTGCAGAACCATGTGAAGAAAGTGACTGCTCCTTATAAATACCCCCGCGTAATCGAGTTCGTGGAAGAACTTCCGAAGACCATCAGTGGCAAGATACGCCGGGTGGAAATTCGTGAGAACGATGAAAAGTAA
- a CDS encoding polysaccharide lyase 8 family protein, which produces MKLIYRTIMLFLLMQVFVLYTANADQSKIGRTTPENDEFETLMEKIRADFARNPDIAKYLNKYDAATGYFTDIDYSRRDRTNWEPLIHIERLYDFAFAYTNPQNAYYQNKDLYQKIVKGLEYWYERNPNCNNWWYNQIAEPQKLSILLIQMRIGKQQIPTSLETKTLQRIRKEGGHPAKWTGANRTDIALHWIYRACLEKNEADLKTALENAYSPIEYTVREGFQHDNSYFQHGVQLYIGGYGDEILKGTTQVAMYTQGTKYALSTEKIGILSKFMRYTYYQTIRSRHMLFDVLGRGISRKNITDKSATALFARRMAILDPEHADAYNAIIARLEGKQSACYKLQPLHTHYFRADYTLHVRPAYTFDVRTVSTRTMRCEYGNGENLKTYFMSDGCTNISVQGNEYINIFPVWNWCRIPGTTAPQLDTIPMAASDWQTRGTSTFAGGVSDSIYGVSTYAYMDHYAGINTGAKKAWFFFDDEVVCLGAGINSASHAPVFTTINQCLLNDKDILVAQKKRPISVEKGEFFYDSLAWALHNGIGYIFPQGGRVFLSNQQQSGSWYDINQTESKEMQHREVFTIGFDHGITPGNATYAYIIAPGITSARQLNTYQKKNPIEILVNTDSMQIVRNKKLNIWQMVFYRKGTFRHKEITVKVDKACALMLKDICRDNAELYIADPSQSQSRIKVEVCIPQVSKDIRNIACDFENTGIYAGTSKKYLLYDNR; this is translated from the coding sequence ATGAAACTTATTTATCGTACCATTATGCTTTTCTTGTTGATGCAAGTATTTGTACTTTACACAGCAAATGCAGACCAAAGCAAGATCGGTAGGACCACTCCCGAAAATGATGAGTTTGAAACTTTAATGGAGAAAATCAGGGCAGACTTCGCCCGGAATCCGGATATAGCAAAGTACCTTAATAAATATGACGCAGCTACCGGTTACTTTACCGACATCGATTACAGTCGTCGCGACCGCACCAACTGGGAGCCTCTCATCCACATCGAAAGACTGTACGACTTTGCTTTCGCCTACACGAACCCCCAAAACGCTTATTATCAGAATAAGGATCTTTACCAGAAGATAGTGAAAGGTCTTGAATACTGGTACGAACGCAATCCGAATTGCAACAATTGGTGGTACAACCAAATTGCCGAACCGCAAAAACTAAGTATATTGCTCATACAGATGCGCATCGGCAAACAGCAGATACCAACCTCACTGGAGACTAAAACCTTGCAACGCATACGTAAAGAAGGAGGGCACCCCGCCAAATGGACCGGTGCCAACCGCACCGATATCGCCCTGCACTGGATTTATCGGGCATGTCTGGAGAAGAACGAAGCCGACCTGAAAACAGCTCTCGAAAATGCCTATAGCCCGATAGAATACACTGTCAGAGAAGGTTTCCAGCATGACAACAGTTACTTCCAGCACGGCGTGCAACTTTATATCGGCGGATATGGAGATGAAATTCTGAAAGGGACTACACAGGTGGCTATGTACACTCAAGGTACAAAATATGCTTTGAGCACTGAAAAGATAGGGATATTGAGCAAATTCATGCGCTACACTTACTATCAGACCATACGCAGCCGGCACATGCTTTTCGATGTGCTCGGCAGGGGAATAAGCCGAAAGAACATTACTGACAAAAGCGCCACTGCCCTCTTTGCCCGCCGAATGGCTATCCTCGACCCCGAACATGCCGATGCATACAACGCCATTATCGCACGGCTGGAAGGCAAACAATCTGCCTGCTACAAGTTGCAACCGCTTCACACTCATTATTTCCGTGCAGACTATACCTTGCACGTACGTCCTGCCTATACTTTTGATGTGCGCACGGTATCCACCCGCACCATGCGGTGCGAATACGGCAATGGGGAAAACCTGAAAACTTATTTCATGTCGGACGGATGTACCAATATATCTGTACAAGGCAATGAGTATATCAATATCTTCCCCGTCTGGAACTGGTGCAGGATTCCCGGAACCACTGCCCCGCAACTGGATACGATACCCATGGCAGCAAGTGATTGGCAGACCCGAGGAACTTCCACTTTTGCCGGAGGCGTATCGGACAGTATCTATGGAGTATCCACATATGCCTACATGGATCACTATGCCGGAATAAACACCGGAGCCAAGAAAGCATGGTTCTTCTTCGACGATGAAGTGGTATGTTTAGGAGCAGGAATCAATTCTGCCTCTCATGCTCCTGTCTTTACGACGATCAATCAATGTCTGCTTAATGATAAGGATATATTGGTAGCACAGAAGAAGAGACCAATATCCGTAGAGAAAGGAGAATTTTTCTACGACTCTCTCGCTTGGGCGCTGCACAATGGCATCGGATATATTTTTCCACAAGGCGGTCGTGTGTTTCTCAGCAATCAGCAACAGTCCGGCTCATGGTATGACATCAATCAGACGGAATCCAAAGAGATGCAACATCGGGAAGTTTTCACGATTGGGTTCGATCATGGGATTACACCCGGCAATGCTACTTATGCATACATCATTGCACCGGGCATAACTTCTGCACGGCAACTGAACACATATCAGAAAAAGAATCCGATTGAAATCTTAGTCAACACGGACTCGATGCAGATTGTCAGAAACAAAAAACTGAATATCTGGCAAATGGTATTTTATCGCAAAGGGACCTTTCGCCATAAAGAGATCACGGTGAAAGTGGATAAGGCATGCGCATTAATGCTCAAAGACATCTGTCGGGACAATGCGGAATTGTACATTGCAGACCCCTCACAAAGTCAGTCACGCATCAAAGTAGAGGTCTGTATCCCCCAAGTCTCCAAAGACATCCGGAATATCGCATGTGATTTTGAAAATACAGGTATCTATGCCGGTACATCGAAGAAATATCTCCTTTATGATAATCGGTAG
- a CDS encoding SusD/RagB family nutrient-binding outer membrane lipoprotein: MRRIKQYIFFVVAFAVLALASCNYEEINTNPFEMTDGEGVMDGIVVGGYITAMQKSVFPTGTQADDTGPVNAYQTAYNLSADVWSGYIGINNTFEGGNCHLNYVIVNSWVSTTFSNSYTNLLDPWKKLTASAKENDTPEIAALAQILKISGWHKVLESFGPIPYTAAGKGTIDVPFDSEETVYTEMLKDLTEAVEVLTPKAVNNVKVMSDYDLVFNGDVTKWVKYANSLMLRLAIRLRSVKPELAKLYTKQAVEHAIGLMTEAGDAAGAGPGPVIALRNPLYWIADNYNDARVGTSILAYLIGYKDPRLSAYCEPANSQCTVAVTAFDNNKYQGVPLGHTHTRSKDTDPTDSYYFYSKPKIQGNTPLYWMRASEVYFLRAEAALFWGTEYGKGDPETLYKQGIETSFQENGVTGSVDAYMASGNKPAANKVTSSKFGFDYPAPSRATAKFEGTLEQKLEKIIIQKYIALYPNGQEAWTEFRRTGYPKLNPIISGGNHNSTQITAARGMRRMTYPNSFNGTGQSHEIYLDAVRKLGGVDNAATDLWWAKKNE; the protein is encoded by the coding sequence ATGAGAAGAATAAAACAATATATATTTTTTGTTGTTGCTTTTGCCGTTTTGGCACTGGCATCGTGTAATTATGAAGAGATTAACACCAATCCTTTCGAGATGACTGACGGAGAAGGTGTAATGGATGGCATCGTCGTGGGAGGATATATCACGGCTATGCAGAAATCTGTGTTTCCTACTGGAACACAGGCTGATGATACAGGTCCGGTTAATGCATATCAAACTGCATACAATCTGTCTGCTGATGTATGGAGCGGCTATATTGGAATAAACAATACGTTTGAAGGAGGGAATTGTCACCTGAATTACGTGATAGTCAATAGCTGGGTTTCAACAACTTTTTCTAACTCCTATACTAATTTGCTTGACCCTTGGAAGAAACTGACAGCTTCGGCCAAAGAGAATGATACTCCTGAAATAGCTGCTTTGGCACAGATTCTGAAGATTTCAGGATGGCATAAAGTGCTGGAAAGCTTTGGACCGATACCCTATACGGCTGCAGGAAAGGGGACTATAGATGTCCCTTTCGACTCAGAAGAGACGGTTTATACAGAAATGCTTAAGGATTTGACAGAAGCAGTAGAGGTCTTGACTCCAAAAGCGGTAAACAATGTAAAGGTGATGTCAGATTATGACTTGGTGTTCAACGGTGATGTAACCAAATGGGTGAAATATGCCAATTCGCTGATGCTTCGTCTGGCAATACGTCTCCGTAGCGTGAAACCGGAACTGGCAAAACTGTATACCAAACAAGCTGTGGAACATGCTATCGGTTTGATGACCGAGGCTGGTGATGCAGCCGGTGCCGGTCCGGGTCCGGTAATCGCTCTTCGTAATCCGCTGTACTGGATAGCTGATAATTATAATGATGCACGTGTAGGTACATCCATACTTGCTTACTTGATAGGGTATAAAGATCCTCGTCTGAGTGCATATTGTGAGCCTGCTAATAGTCAATGTACGGTTGCGGTAACAGCTTTTGACAATAATAAGTATCAAGGTGTCCCTTTGGGTCATACTCATACCCGTTCGAAGGATACAGACCCGACGGATAGCTATTACTTTTATTCCAAACCGAAAATTCAGGGAAATACTCCACTGTATTGGATGCGTGCCTCCGAAGTGTACTTCTTGCGTGCTGAAGCTGCCTTGTTTTGGGGTACGGAATACGGGAAAGGTGATCCCGAAACGCTTTACAAACAAGGTATAGAAACTTCATTTCAGGAAAATGGTGTGACAGGTTCCGTAGATGCCTATATGGCTTCCGGTAATAAGCCTGCTGCGAATAAAGTCACCAGTAGCAAGTTTGGTTTCGACTATCCGGCTCCCAGCCGAGCTACTGCAAAGTTTGAAGGAACACTGGAACAGAAACTGGAGAAAATTATCATTCAGAAGTACATTGCTCTTTATCCTAACGGTCAGGAAGCTTGGACGGAATTCAGACGTACCGGTTATCCTAAATTGAATCCTATTATATCAGGAGGGAATCATAATTCGACTCAGATCACTGCAGCTAGAGGTATGCGTCGTATGACTTATCCGAACAGCTTTAATGGAACGGGGCAGTCTCATGAGATTTATCTGGATGCGGTGCGAAAACTAGGTGGAGTAGATAATGCTGCAACCGACTTGTGGTGGGCTAAGAAGAACGAATGA
- a CDS encoding DUF1735 and LamG domain-containing protein gives MNRHIFNYLIVGGIALLLCACNDSESKLLEPKVYFENKEYNLSVEDDDVQTFDLTSRLSTMTSSQVDVSYTIADPSVVDEYNAKYGTAYEMFDASNVKMSSITSTIPSGKLYADNVTMELSGLKTLKKGKSYVLPVRVQSASVPTLSGTSIAYFFLFKPIKITKVGKFSNTYISIKYPVGTYFSSFTYEALIYVNNFASNNTIMGTEGVMIFRIGDAPGVPRDVLEAAGTQNYHTTEALKPGRWYHVALTYDQPSGKTGIYVNGSKWAGSDWGLPGFDPNSDVGFNIGKIPRFPWGERPLNGKMSEVRVWSVARTENQLKQNMMGVDPASEGLALYYKLDGSEIQESGVIKDATGRLSGTTNGIMIETLSTPITIN, from the coding sequence ATGAATAGACATATATTCAATTATTTGATAGTAGGAGGTATAGCACTGTTGCTCTGTGCTTGTAACGATAGTGAGAGTAAGCTGCTGGAACCTAAGGTTTATTTCGAAAATAAGGAATATAATCTCTCTGTGGAGGATGACGATGTGCAGACTTTTGACTTGACCTCGAGACTTTCTACCATGACCTCTTCACAGGTTGATGTATCGTATACCATAGCTGATCCAAGCGTAGTGGACGAATACAATGCGAAGTATGGAACTGCTTACGAGATGTTTGATGCATCAAACGTAAAAATGAGTAGTATTACTTCAACAATCCCAAGTGGAAAGTTGTATGCGGATAACGTAACAATGGAACTATCCGGCCTGAAGACATTGAAAAAGGGAAAATCGTATGTTTTGCCGGTTCGGGTGCAGTCGGCTTCTGTTCCGACGCTTTCCGGGACAAGTATTGCGTATTTCTTTCTCTTTAAACCAATAAAAATAACCAAGGTTGGAAAATTCAGTAATACGTACATTTCAATCAAATACCCGGTCGGTACTTACTTCTCATCGTTCACTTACGAAGCGCTGATTTATGTCAATAACTTTGCTAGTAACAATACGATTATGGGAACTGAAGGTGTGATGATTTTCCGTATTGGTGATGCTCCCGGTGTTCCTAGAGATGTTCTGGAAGCTGCAGGAACACAGAACTATCATACTACGGAAGCGTTGAAGCCGGGTCGCTGGTATCATGTCGCTTTGACTTACGATCAGCCTTCGGGAAAAACCGGTATTTATGTCAATGGATCGAAATGGGCAGGATCGGATTGGGGGCTTCCCGGTTTTGACCCAAATTCGGATGTCGGTTTCAATATCGGTAAGATTCCGCGTTTTCCATGGGGAGAACGTCCGTTGAACGGTAAGATGAGTGAAGTTCGTGTTTGGAGTGTCGCCCGTACTGAAAATCAGCTTAAGCAGAATATGATGGGCGTTGATCCGGCATCGGAAGGGCTGGCACTCTATTATAAACTGGATGGATCGGAAATTCAAGAAAGTGGAGTCATTAAAGATGCTACCGGTCGTCTAAGCGGTACAACTAATGGTATAATGATTGAAACATTGAGTACTCCGATAACCATCAATTAA